From Chryseobacterium gallinarum, one genomic window encodes:
- a CDS encoding cytochrome-c peroxidase, whose protein sequence is MKKLSKYPILLFLYSAIALFVLSYCKSDKYSPVYEDLGSVKNEILRNNTEFEKQIKGLIALVSKNTDEKILQEKFEELRKTYKKMEWAVEYFLPHSARFINGPALPEIEMDEHTEIEAEGLQVLEEMLYPYDKTNKEEVIRFLNKLINKSNTIKTNFEAITVSKDQVFDALRLEVFRISSLGISGFDTPVSGTFLKEMPYSLEGVKQTLQQISTEQSKDKALKSIISEINSAIGVLKKNTDKNTFDYVNFIPDHLNKITFLLLEFKKQEKIPDVEVTTALNKNAPTFFAINAFNPDAFTPGKEYAYSEEKAALGKKLFNDKILSNNNTRSCATCHIPEKAFTDGLPKSMSLENSELSRNAPSLNYAGFQHGQFWDMRKDDLEGQSSDVISNKEEMHGDLNLILAKINQHKEYQSAFEKIYHSPKTEVWQLQNVLASYIRSLAGFNSDFDHYMRGNKSAMNESQKRGFNLFVGKAQCAICHFVPLFNGTVPPVFKKTEQEVLGVAVNGENKTFDEDPGRGKFHETVASLQHSFKTPTLRNINKTAPYMHNGGYKTLREVMDFYNKGGGKGIGFTIENQTLSDTSLQLTNQEIDDIIEFMKALDDR, encoded by the coding sequence ATGAAAAAGCTTTCAAAATACCCTATTCTCCTGTTTTTATACTCTGCTATTGCTCTTTTTGTTCTTTCTTACTGTAAAAGTGACAAATATTCGCCTGTTTACGAAGATCTGGGTTCTGTAAAAAATGAAATTCTCAGAAACAATACTGAGTTTGAAAAACAGATCAAAGGGCTGATTGCACTCGTATCAAAAAATACGGATGAAAAGATCCTCCAGGAAAAATTTGAAGAGTTAAGGAAAACCTATAAAAAAATGGAATGGGCGGTAGAGTACTTTCTTCCCCACTCTGCCCGGTTTATCAATGGTCCTGCACTTCCCGAAATAGAAATGGATGAACATACCGAGATAGAAGCGGAAGGATTACAGGTGCTGGAAGAAATGCTTTATCCTTATGATAAAACCAATAAGGAAGAGGTGATAAGATTCCTGAATAAACTGATCAATAAAAGCAATACGATCAAAACTAATTTTGAAGCTATTACGGTCAGCAAAGACCAGGTTTTTGATGCCCTAAGGCTGGAAGTTTTCCGGATCTCAAGCTTAGGAATTTCGGGATTTGACACTCCGGTTTCAGGAACTTTTTTAAAAGAAATGCCTTATTCCCTCGAAGGAGTAAAGCAAACTTTACAGCAAATCTCCACAGAACAATCAAAAGATAAAGCCTTAAAAAGCATTATTTCAGAAATCAATTCAGCCATTGGCGTTTTGAAGAAAAACACAGATAAAAATACATTTGATTACGTCAATTTTATTCCTGATCATCTCAACAAAATAACATTCCTTCTCCTGGAATTCAAGAAACAGGAAAAGATCCCGGACGTGGAAGTGACTACTGCTTTGAATAAAAATGCACCTACTTTTTTTGCCATCAATGCATTCAATCCTGATGCTTTTACTCCCGGAAAAGAATATGCATATTCTGAAGAAAAGGCCGCCCTTGGCAAGAAACTTTTTAATGACAAGATCCTTTCCAATAACAACACCAGGAGCTGTGCTACCTGCCATATTCCTGAAAAAGCCTTTACTGACGGTCTCCCTAAATCCATGTCTCTGGAAAATTCAGAACTTTCCCGAAATGCTCCTTCCCTGAATTATGCTGGATTCCAGCATGGGCAGTTTTGGGATATGAGGAAAGATGACCTTGAGGGGCAAAGCTCTGATGTTATTTCCAATAAAGAAGAAATGCATGGTGACCTCAATCTGATCCTGGCAAAAATTAATCAGCATAAAGAATATCAATCAGCCTTTGAAAAGATCTACCACTCTCCGAAAACCGAAGTATGGCAGCTTCAGAATGTGCTGGCGAGCTATATCCGTTCATTAGCGGGATTCAATTCTGATTTTGACCATTATATGCGGGGGAATAAATCTGCCATGAATGAAAGCCAGAAGCGGGGATTCAATCTTTTTGTAGGAAAAGCGCAATGTGCCATTTGTCATTTTGTTCCCTTGTTTAACGGAACTGTCCCTCCTGTTTTCAAAAAAACAGAACAGGAAGTGCTTGGCGTGGCCGTCAATGGGGAAAACAAAACATTTGATGAAGATCCGGGAAGAGGAAAGTTTCATGAGACGGTGGCTTCATTACAGCATTCCTTTAAAACTCCAACGTTAAGAAACATCAATAAAACAGCACCTTACATGCACAACGGAGGCTATAAAACCCTGAGGGAAGTAATGGATTTTTATAACAAAGGTGGTGGAAAAGGTATAGGTTTTACAATTGAAAATCAAACCCTCTCCGATACTTCTTTACAACTTACCAACCAGGAAATTGACGATATCATTGAGTTTATGAAAGCTCTGGATGACAGATAA
- a CDS encoding alkaline phosphatase PhoX, which produces MKINKTIGALLFATVLFQGCNDDNNGDSSNPVNDKIKLENFSKEPAFVFGMPGFENLNITTLISSSDVLSGSPDFVFGGQPDGMGIMKDPNSDGYLMITNHEIKQSVSRVYLDKTFRPVKGEYILNGTGGMTRLCSATLATPEIHGFSAFLTAGESGEESMVHALNPLAPVSQASDKTRVKPALGKASMENAVPLPKDVSNGKSYIIIGEDQSYSSSHQSAGQLIMYVANTQGDLDNGKLYALKRTNNNYTETDMTKGNSYDVEFVEIPNAKNLTGAQINQANINNNAIRFSRVEDVDYRKGAGKGREIYFTATGESSDGMNPKPGLTMWGRVYKLVLNANNMLTGKLEVVAEGDSNPGHNLINPDNLCVTENYVYIQEDGDSYYKAAAHDSYIWQLNIATKQYKPWLNMKHNRNDAAWQTAYNQSGDLQKFGSWEFGAMVDISDIIGVPNTFSVNIHSHTWQSDKFKNPDGSGINTNKEGGQIVIIRNVEK; this is translated from the coding sequence ATGAAAATTAACAAAACTATTGGTGCTTTATTATTTGCAACTGTCCTTTTTCAGGGCTGTAATGATGATAATAACGGTGACAGCAGCAACCCGGTTAATGATAAAATCAAGCTTGAAAACTTTTCTAAAGAACCGGCTTTCGTTTTTGGAATGCCCGGTTTTGAAAACCTGAATATCACCACCCTTATTTCAAGCTCCGATGTTCTTTCCGGATCTCCTGATTTTGTTTTCGGAGGTCAGCCGGACGGGATGGGAATTATGAAAGATCCGAACTCTGACGGATACCTGATGATCACTAATCATGAGATCAAGCAATCGGTATCAAGAGTATATTTAGATAAAACATTCAGACCTGTAAAAGGAGAATATATCCTTAACGGTACGGGAGGAATGACCAGGTTATGTTCTGCTACACTAGCTACTCCCGAGATTCATGGTTTCAGTGCTTTTCTTACAGCGGGTGAATCAGGAGAAGAAAGTATGGTTCATGCTTTAAATCCTTTAGCTCCGGTTTCCCAGGCTTCAGATAAAACAAGGGTAAAACCGGCTTTAGGAAAGGCATCTATGGAAAATGCAGTTCCGCTTCCTAAGGATGTGTCCAACGGGAAATCTTATATCATTATCGGGGAAGACCAATCTTATTCTTCTTCTCATCAGTCTGCCGGACAATTGATCATGTATGTTGCCAATACACAGGGAGATTTAGATAACGGGAAATTATACGCTTTGAAGAGAACCAACAATAATTATACAGAAACTGATATGACGAAAGGAAACAGTTATGATGTGGAGTTTGTTGAGATCCCAAATGCTAAAAACCTTACAGGAGCCCAGATCAACCAGGCCAACATCAATAATAATGCAATCCGCTTCTCAAGAGTTGAAGATGTTGACTACAGAAAAGGAGCAGGAAAAGGCAGGGAAATTTATTTTACGGCTACAGGAGAATCTTCTGACGGAATGAATCCGAAACCGGGTTTAACCATGTGGGGAAGGGTCTATAAGCTTGTGCTTAATGCCAATAATATGCTGACAGGAAAACTTGAAGTAGTTGCTGAAGGAGATTCCAATCCGGGACACAATCTTATCAATCCGGATAATTTATGTGTTACTGAAAACTATGTTTATATTCAGGAAGACGGGGATTCATATTACAAAGCGGCAGCCCATGATTCTTACATCTGGCAGCTGAATATTGCAACCAAACAATATAAACCGTGGCTGAACATGAAACACAACAGAAATGATGCTGCCTGGCAGACGGCTTATAACCAGTCCGGGGACCTACAGAAATTCGGTTCATGGGAATTTGGGGCCATGGTTGATATTTCAGATATCATTGGTGTTCCTAATACTTTTTCGGTAAATATCCATTCTCATACATGGCAATCGGATAAATTCAAAAATCCTGACGGATCGGGTATCAATACCAATAAAGAAGGAGGACAGATTGTTATTATCAGAAACGTAGAAAAATAA